The following are from one region of the Segatella oris genome:
- a CDS encoding flavodoxin, translating to MNTPPLIAYYSYSGITKALAEDIALITDGELLELIPQKPYSFSYNTAVKEIRQEIEREYCPPLSNCFDSVAVYDTIFIGSPNWLKTFAPPIRSFLRSVDLTGKTIIPFCTHGGGGFGHMVEDLQHECSNCLLKEGIALKGNYDFEEVQKWIISL from the coding sequence GTGAATACACCTCCCCTAATCGCTTATTATTCATACTCCGGAATAACAAAGGCACTGGCAGAAGACATTGCCTTGATTACCGATGGAGAGCTATTGGAGCTTATTCCACAGAAGCCATATTCTTTTTCCTACAATACTGCGGTGAAAGAAATCAGACAGGAGATAGAACGAGAATATTGCCCTCCTTTATCTAACTGTTTCGATAGCGTTGCAGTCTACGATACCATCTTCATCGGTTCACCTAACTGGCTAAAAACCTTTGCGCCGCCTATACGCTCTTTCTTGAGAAGTGTAGATCTGACCGGAAAAACAATAATCCCTTTCTGTACACATGGAGGAGGAGGATTCGGACATATGGTAGAAGACCTTCAACACGAGTGTAGCAACTGCCTGCTAAAAGAAGGTATTGCCCTAAAAGGCAACTATGATTTTGAAGAAGTGCAGAAATGGATTATAAGTCTTTAA
- a CDS encoding cytochrome ubiquinol oxidase subunit I — translation MMHQLLDVSAATIDWSRAQFALTAIYHWLFVPLTLGLALIMGIVETCYYRTRKQFWKEASMFWQKLFGINFAMGVATGIILEFEFGTNWSNYSWFVGDIFGAPLAVEGILAFFMESTFVAVMFFGWKKVSAGFHLASTWLTGLGATISAWWILVANAWMQYPVGQTFNPDTMRFEMNSFFDVALSPFAVDKFFHTVTSSWIIGAIFVVGVSSWYLLKGREKQLAVKSMKIGTIVGLCASLLAALTGDNSAYQVAQVQPMKLAAMEALYNGGKTQSLSLVAGVPFGGQPDYRNVDEPPYKIGMPKALSVLATHDFDGYVPGINNLIDGYVKEDGTKEPSVAEKMQRGRMAITALQQYRAGKKDEATRKTLTDNIKYFGYGYVKSADQIVPNIPLNFWSFRVMVGLGILFILFFLISGHVSWRKDISEKRWRWLHISAIVLVPLAYVASEAGWVVAEMGRQPWTIQDMLPTWVAVSDLNAGSVMITFFLFLALFTTMLAVEINILFKQIKKGMEAPAV, via the coding sequence ATGATGCATCAACTTTTAGATGTCAGTGCGGCTACAATTGATTGGTCACGGGCGCAATTTGCACTTACAGCCATTTATCATTGGCTGTTTGTACCGTTGACACTTGGCCTCGCATTGATTATGGGAATCGTTGAAACCTGTTATTATCGCACACGGAAACAGTTCTGGAAAGAAGCTTCCATGTTCTGGCAGAAGCTTTTCGGAATCAACTTTGCCATGGGTGTGGCGACAGGTATTATTCTTGAATTCGAGTTTGGAACCAACTGGAGTAACTACTCATGGTTCGTCGGAGACATCTTCGGAGCACCTCTTGCCGTTGAGGGTATCCTTGCTTTCTTCATGGAAAGTACATTCGTCGCAGTGATGTTTTTCGGTTGGAAGAAGGTCTCGGCCGGCTTTCATTTGGCTTCAACATGGCTCACCGGACTCGGTGCAACCATATCAGCTTGGTGGATATTGGTAGCCAATGCGTGGATGCAGTACCCTGTCGGTCAGACCTTTAATCCCGATACCATGCGTTTTGAAATGAATTCTTTCTTTGATGTCGCACTGTCACCTTTTGCTGTAGATAAGTTTTTCCACACCGTTACTTCTTCATGGATTATCGGTGCCATCTTTGTGGTTGGCGTCAGCAGTTGGTACCTGCTGAAAGGCCGCGAGAAGCAATTGGCAGTCAAGAGTATGAAGATTGGTACGATCGTAGGTCTTTGTGCATCACTCTTGGCAGCGTTGACCGGCGATAATTCTGCATATCAAGTGGCACAGGTTCAGCCTATGAAACTCGCTGCAATGGAAGCGCTCTATAATGGTGGAAAGACACAGAGTCTGTCGCTTGTAGCCGGTGTCCCGTTTGGTGGTCAGCCTGATTACCGCAATGTTGACGAGCCACCTTATAAAATAGGTATGCCCAAGGCACTCTCTGTTTTGGCTACACACGACTTCGATGGTTATGTGCCGGGCATCAACAATCTCATTGATGGTTACGTGAAGGAAGACGGTACCAAGGAGCCTTCTGTGGCTGAAAAGATGCAGCGCGGACGCATGGCTATTACGGCTCTGCAGCAGTATCGCGCAGGTAAAAAGGATGAGGCAACACGCAAAACCTTGACAGACAATATCAAATACTTCGGTTATGGTTATGTAAAGTCTGCTGACCAGATTGTGCCGAATATACCACTTAACTTCTGGTCATTCCGTGTTATGGTGGGGTTAGGCATCCTCTTTATTCTCTTCTTCCTGATATCCGGCCATGTCAGTTGGCGCAAAGATATCTCTGAAAAGCGTTGGCGTTGGCTTCATATCTCAGCTATCGTGCTCGTTCCTTTGGCTTATGTTGCCAGTGAAGCAGGCTGGGTTGTTGCAGAAATGGGCCGTCAGCCATGGACTATCCAGGATATGTTGCCTACCTGGGTTGCTGTTAGCGACCTCAATGCAGGCAGTGTCATGATTACTTTCTTCCTGTTCCTTGCGCTCTTTACAACCATGCTTGCGGTTGAAATCAATATTCTTTTCAAACAAATCAAGAAGGGGATGGAGGCCCCGGCAGTATGA
- a CDS encoding helix-turn-helix domain-containing protein: MGYFIITDKQWAMLRDEIVVLAQTCHKAFGESSKHTDWLHNGDVCRLLNISKRTLQHYRDTGMLPFTQIGHKYYYKREDVERLLQIKSEKTKNNK, encoded by the coding sequence ATGGGATATTTTATCATTACCGACAAGCAATGGGCAATGCTGAGGGACGAAATTGTCGTTCTTGCCCAGACCTGCCACAAGGCATTTGGAGAATCGAGTAAGCACACTGATTGGCTGCACAACGGAGATGTGTGTCGGTTACTCAACATCAGCAAGCGCACCTTGCAGCATTACCGTGATACGGGCATGCTTCCGTTTACACAAATCGGACACAAGTACTATTACAAGCGTGAAGACGTGGAACGGTTGTTACAGATAAAGTCAGAGAAAACCAAGAACAACAAATAA
- a CDS encoding helix-turn-helix domain-containing protein: METVRDLSMDADEMQVVLSAIHSVNRRIKEVAQTHKPLFGGEHFLTGKEVCERLYISPRTLQDYRDRKIIPYTQFAGKILYKASDLERLLEDCYRTSIPQHYSL; encoded by the coding sequence ATGGAAACAGTTAGAGATTTAAGCATGGATGCGGACGAGATGCAGGTGGTGCTGTCCGCTATCCACAGTGTGAACAGGAGAATTAAGGAAGTGGCACAGACGCACAAGCCTCTATTTGGCGGTGAGCATTTCCTAACGGGAAAGGAGGTGTGCGAGCGGCTGTATATAAGCCCTCGCACCTTGCAAGACTATCGAGACAGAAAGATTATTCCCTACACGCAGTTTGCAGGAAAGATTCTCTACAAGGCTTCGGACTTGGAGAGATTACTGGAGGATTGTTATAGGACCTCAATTCCGCAGCATTATTCCTTGTGA
- a CDS encoding imm11 family protein, which produces MGFERQRWQATDRYLRKDIQFFDVDLFCGKEKVEGFYAMNLPHRMKCVDLENSEFRLMNFDRNNPEYMFYYMKLRENIFNDDNADIVRCEEMHRSIVVNEKIKKALFEAGLKGLQFSNSIDITPKERTIYEKI; this is translated from the coding sequence TTGGGCTTTGAAAGACAAAGATGGCAGGCAACAGACAGATATCTTCGGAAAGACATACAGTTTTTTGATGTGGACTTATTCTGTGGCAAAGAAAAGGTCGAAGGATTTTACGCTATGAATTTGCCACACCGCATGAAATGTGTTGATTTGGAAAATAGTGAATTTCGTCTGATGAATTTCGATCGAAACAACCCAGAATATATGTTTTATTACATGAAACTTAGAGAAAATATCTTTAACGATGATAATGCAGACATTGTACGTTGCGAAGAGATGCACAGAAGCATTGTTGTAAATGAAAAGATAAAGAAAGCGTTGTTCGAAGCAGGTTTAAAAGGACTACAGTTTAGCAACAGTATAGACATAACACCAAAAGAAAGAACCATTTACGAAAAGATTTAA
- a CDS encoding cytochrome d ubiquinol oxidase subunit II: MTYTFLQHYWWLLVSVLGGLLVFLMFVQGANSLIFSLGHTPEERRLVVNSTGRKWEFTFTTLVTFGGAFFASFPLFYSTSFGGAYWLWMVILFTFVLQAVSYEFQNKLGNLLGTRTFQWFLVINGIVGPLLVGGAVATFFNGSNFLIDKMNITDSMQPVISRWANASNGLDALLDPWNLIFGLAVMFLARVLGLFYIINNVDDKAVNERSRRHLIYNVVPFLVLFLSFLVRTLLKDGFAYHPETGVIFMEPMKYLHNLIDMWYVTLVFLAGVVLLLFAVGRTVLKAAYTRGIWPAGVGVILVVIGLLLFAGWNNTAYYPSNADLQSSLTIMNSCSSEFTLTTMSVVSLLIPFVFAYIFYAWRAIDGKKINRAEIENDEAY; the protein is encoded by the coding sequence ATGACATATACATTCTTACAGCACTATTGGTGGTTGCTGGTTTCTGTTTTAGGCGGACTCTTAGTGTTTCTGATGTTCGTGCAGGGAGCCAACTCTTTGATATTCAGTTTGGGGCATACACCGGAAGAACGTCGCCTTGTTGTCAACTCCACTGGGCGTAAATGGGAGTTTACCTTCACCACGCTTGTTACCTTTGGCGGTGCTTTTTTCGCCTCGTTTCCACTTTTCTACAGTACCAGTTTCGGTGGTGCTTATTGGCTCTGGATGGTTATTCTGTTCACTTTCGTGTTGCAGGCCGTGAGCTATGAGTTTCAGAATAAACTCGGGAATTTGCTCGGAACACGCACCTTCCAGTGGTTTCTTGTCATCAATGGCATTGTAGGCCCGCTGCTCGTGGGCGGTGCTGTTGCAACTTTCTTCAATGGAAGTAACTTTCTTATCGACAAGATGAACATCACAGACTCCATGCAACCTGTCATCAGTCGTTGGGCCAATGCAAGCAATGGTCTTGATGCTTTGCTCGATCCATGGAACCTTATCTTCGGCCTGGCTGTTATGTTTCTGGCACGCGTTCTCGGGTTGTTCTATATTATTAACAATGTGGATGACAAAGCAGTCAATGAGCGGTCACGCCGTCATTTGATTTATAATGTGGTGCCATTCCTCGTGCTCTTCCTTTCATTCTTAGTGCGCACGCTGTTGAAAGATGGCTTTGCTTATCATCCCGAAACAGGCGTCATCTTCATGGAACCGATGAAATATCTCCATAATCTCATAGACATGTGGTATGTCACCCTCGTATTCCTTGCAGGTGTTGTGCTGCTGCTTTTTGCTGTGGGACGTACGGTGTTGAAGGCTGCCTACACGCGTGGCATCTGGCCTGCAGGTGTCGGAGTTATCCTTGTTGTCATAGGATTACTGCTTTTTGCAGGCTGGAACAACACGGCTTACTATCCGTCGAATGCTGATCTGCAGAGCAGCCTGACCATCATGAACAGCTGTAGCAGCGAGTTCACGCTTACTACAATGTCGGTGGTTTCATTGTTGATACCGTTTGTGTTTGCCTATATCTTCTATGCATGGCGTGCCATTGATGGAAAGAAAATCAACCGTGCAGAAATTGAAAATGACGAAGCATATTAA
- a CDS encoding type II toxin-antitoxin system YafQ family toxin: MPYKLLTTHQFEKDLKRCKKRGLPMDKLKEVVNELVAKGKVSTCFKSHILHGNNLSLLVFSFQSFLYPPKFENAF, translated from the coding sequence ATGCCATATAAACTCTTGACCACACATCAGTTTGAAAAAGACCTCAAACGATGCAAGAAGCGTGGACTGCCGATGGATAAACTCAAAGAAGTTGTCAATGAATTGGTAGCCAAAGGTAAAGTGTCAACCTGTTTCAAGTCTCATATACTCCACGGTAACAATCTTTCTTTGTTAGTATTTTCATTTCAAAGTTTCCTGTATCCACCAAAATTTGAAAATGCATTCTGA
- a CDS encoding HlyD family secretion protein, whose amino-acid sequence MSAKSQHNNILLAIIGFVLVVVIVGLIGFLTLGREDDTIQGEVEVSEYRISCKLPGRVVDLRVKEGDYVHVGDTLAILEIPEIDAQKKVAQAAGAATQALQDLTDAGARKEQIQGAFELVQQAKAAAEITKKTYNRMQNLYNEGVISGQKRDEAFAAFKASEAQVKAAQSQYEMAKNGARSQEKRIAASNAQAAKSAVDVVSSLLKETVQVSQVEGEVSDVYPKVGELVGLGSPIMSISILSDQWGAFNIREDQLKGMKIGDTFNVFVPAFNKTIRMKVYYIKDQGSYAVWKATKTTGQYDLKTFEVKARPIDKLEGLRPGMSLIKK is encoded by the coding sequence ATGTCAGCAAAATCACAACATAACAACATTCTACTTGCAATCATCGGCTTTGTCCTCGTTGTTGTCATTGTAGGTCTTATCGGTTTCCTCACACTTGGCAGGGAAGACGACACCATTCAAGGCGAAGTTGAAGTTTCTGAATACCGCATCTCATGCAAACTTCCGGGCCGAGTTGTCGACCTTCGGGTCAAAGAAGGCGACTACGTTCATGTAGGAGACACATTGGCAATCCTTGAAATTCCTGAGATTGATGCACAGAAGAAGGTAGCTCAGGCAGCTGGTGCAGCCACCCAAGCACTGCAGGATCTCACCGATGCCGGTGCCAGAAAGGAACAAATCCAGGGAGCATTTGAACTCGTTCAGCAGGCAAAAGCTGCTGCTGAAATTACGAAGAAAACCTATAACCGCATGCAGAACCTCTATAATGAAGGTGTCATCAGCGGTCAGAAACGCGATGAAGCTTTCGCGGCGTTCAAGGCATCTGAAGCACAGGTAAAAGCTGCTCAAAGTCAGTATGAAATGGCAAAGAATGGCGCAAGGTCACAGGAAAAGCGCATTGCAGCAAGTAATGCACAAGCAGCAAAGAGCGCTGTTGACGTGGTGAGTTCACTGTTGAAAGAAACTGTTCAGGTATCCCAGGTTGAAGGAGAAGTGAGCGATGTCTACCCCAAAGTAGGCGAACTCGTGGGACTTGGCTCACCAATCATGAGCATTTCCATTTTGAGCGACCAGTGGGGTGCATTCAACATCCGCGAAGACCAGCTTAAAGGGATGAAGATTGGCGACACGTTCAATGTTTTTGTTCCGGCCTTCAACAAAACCATCCGCATGAAAGTCTACTATATCAAAGACCAGGGAAGCTATGCTGTCTGGAAAGCAACAAAGACCACGGGGCAATATGATCTCAAGACATTTGAGGTGAAAGCACGCCCCATTGACAAGTTGGAAGGCCTGCGCCCAGGTATGAGTTTGATTAAGAAATAA
- a CDS encoding DUF6268 family outer membrane beta-barrel protein, with amino-acid sequence MKKILLLELMMAACTGLNAQIMFKTEYFGESDYRMTEGDTDRKVGNSKGSAVVYQGGVNIPLSMKLDENKRPTMWALSVGGAYVRLDNKGFTEPLVIDEIMNLGLSLNHLRPLNDRWSMLATVGGGIYMPSTKLSKIRFKNVLGSVGVVFIYHLKPNLELGGGIVLNNSFGYPMLFPAFYLNWATAGKYTVKISMMDGVEMSAGYNANRHLSLNIVAEMKGQMALMVQDGKDKIFSHQYIIAGFRPEIKLGKRISIPLTAGIHVIRPAEITDRSLKSMFRDRSCYFQVSPYASAGLNIEF; translated from the coding sequence ATGAAAAAAATATTGCTTTTAGAATTAATGATGGCTGCCTGCACGGGCTTAAATGCCCAAATCATGTTCAAAACCGAATATTTCGGAGAATCGGATTATCGAATGACAGAAGGCGATACGGACAGGAAAGTGGGAAACAGCAAAGGTTCGGCGGTTGTTTATCAGGGCGGTGTCAATATTCCGCTGTCGATGAAACTCGATGAAAACAAACGCCCTACCATGTGGGCACTCAGTGTGGGAGGAGCATATGTAAGGCTCGATAACAAAGGTTTCACGGAGCCTTTGGTCATCGACGAGATAATGAACCTCGGCCTGAGCCTGAATCATTTAAGGCCTTTGAATGACAGATGGTCGATGCTCGCCACCGTCGGAGGCGGCATTTATATGCCGAGCACTAAGCTTTCCAAAATCAGGTTCAAGAACGTTTTGGGCAGTGTGGGAGTGGTTTTCATCTATCATCTGAAACCGAATCTTGAATTGGGCGGGGGGATTGTTTTGAATAACTCCTTCGGCTATCCGATGCTGTTCCCCGCCTTTTACCTGAACTGGGCGACGGCTGGAAAATATACCGTAAAAATCTCGATGATGGACGGTGTGGAAATGTCGGCGGGATATAATGCGAACAGGCATTTAAGTCTGAACATCGTGGCGGAAATGAAGGGACAAATGGCGCTGATGGTGCAGGACGGAAAAGACAAAATCTTCTCCCACCAATACATTATCGCTGGCTTCCGCCCCGAAATAAAACTCGGCAAACGCATCTCTATTCCCCTCACGGCCGGCATTCATGTCATACGCCCTGCGGAAATCACTGACAGGAGCTTAAAGAGTATGTTTCGGGACAGGTCATGCTATTTCCAAGTATCTCCTTATGCTTCTGCCGGTTTGAATATCGAATTTTAG
- a CDS encoding site-specific integrase, with protein sequence MRSTFKILFYINRQKTKADGRTVILCRITIDGKSTAITTGEECNPSEWNARQGLTTDRKTNQRLHEFRELVEKTYRDILVRDGVVSVELIKNRLQDIATHPTTLLAMSRAELQMVRESVGRSRTEGTYLNLSHADRNLHEFVKDKGVQDILIGAITEDLFEEYRFYLKKRGLKGTTINNYLCWLSRLMYRAVSQNIIRCNPFENAKYEKEDKNIRYLQKYDVARLMAMRMNDSEAEQARLMFIFSCFTGLAIADMETLQYKHIQTAADGQKYIRKERQKTKVEFVVPLHPIAETIISHCRKANHNDLTTGQDEQTMKEKDGDFVFHPDCTRSVMSAKLCIVGKACGISQRLSFHMARHTFGTMSLSAGIPIESIAKMMGHASISSTQIYAQVTDCKISEDMDRLIAKLSSKEKKNKELVGNEPLNILAYKKEETA encoded by the coding sequence ATGAGAAGTACATTCAAGATACTGTTCTATATCAACAGACAGAAGACAAAGGCAGACGGACGGACAGTCATCCTCTGCCGTATCACCATAGACGGGAAGAGTACCGCCATTACCACAGGCGAGGAATGCAATCCCTCCGAGTGGAATGCCAGGCAGGGCTTGACAACCGATAGAAAGACCAACCAAAGGCTCCATGAGTTCAGGGAACTTGTGGAAAAGACCTATCGGGATATTCTCGTAAGGGACGGAGTGGTAAGCGTGGAACTCATCAAGAACCGCTTGCAGGACATAGCCACCCATCCGACAACCCTCCTTGCCATGAGCAGGGCGGAACTGCAAATGGTCAGGGAGAGCGTAGGCAGGTCAAGGACAGAGGGAACGTACCTGAACCTATCTCATGCAGACAGGAATCTCCATGAGTTTGTCAAAGACAAAGGAGTGCAGGACATCCTTATTGGGGCAATCACGGAGGACTTGTTTGAGGAATACCGTTTCTACCTCAAAAAGCGTGGACTGAAAGGAACGACCATCAACAACTATCTCTGCTGGCTGAGTCGGCTGATGTACCGTGCGGTCAGTCAGAACATCATACGCTGTAATCCCTTTGAGAATGCCAAGTATGAGAAAGAGGATAAGAATATACGATACTTACAAAAATACGACGTGGCAAGGCTCATGGCTATGAGGATGAATGACAGCGAGGCGGAACAGGCAAGGCTGATGTTCATTTTCTCCTGTTTCACGGGACTGGCTATTGCGGATATGGAAACCCTGCAATACAAGCATATCCAAACCGCAGCGGACGGACAGAAGTATATCCGCAAGGAGCGACAGAAGACCAAGGTGGAGTTTGTCGTACCGCTGCACCCAATAGCGGAAACTATCATCAGCCATTGCAGGAAAGCAAATCACAACGACTTAACAACAGGACAGGACGAGCAGACGATGAAAGAAAAAGACGGGGACTTTGTCTTTCACCCTGACTGCACCCGTAGTGTGATGAGTGCCAAACTATGCATTGTGGGCAAGGCTTGCGGTATCAGCCAAAGGCTTTCCTTCCACATGGCACGACACACTTTCGGCACGATGAGCCTTAGTGCAGGAATACCCATCGAAAGCATAGCCAAGATGATGGGGCATGCTTCCATATCAAGCACGCAGATTTATGCACAGGTGACGGACTGCAAGATTTCGGAAGACATGGACAGGCTCATCGCCAAACTTTCCTCAAAGGAAAAGAAAAACAAAGAGCTGGTGGGAAATGAACCCTTGAACATATTAGCATATAAGAAGGAGGAAACGGCATGA
- a CDS encoding TolC family protein, which yields MKKILSIFMLCGVMLPIEAQNVLSLDSCRALALRNNKQINVSKLKQEVALNIRKAARTKYLPKVDAAGGYQYFSETISLLSKDQKSALNNLGTNFTTAAGGSLSGMITGLVQQGVITPAVAQRINSMVSQISTPIAKTGNEIGSSITKSLETNTHHIWGGAVMLRQPIYMGGAITALNNIAQINEQLTANDTDAKTQATLYSIDQAYWLVVSLKQKKALADSYLGLVKKLDSDVHKMIKQGIATRAAGLKVDVKVNEAEMQVTQVEDGLALAKMLLCQLCGLPMDQDITLADEDRKQLNVNLNEQSATVADKASANTNRPELRMLQNAVDISEQATKLVRATYLPHVLLTGGYLVSNPNLFNSFERKLAGTWNVGVIVQVPVWNWFEGAYKVRASKAATSMAQMELADAQEKIGLQITQSQFKVKEAHKRLLMARKNIKSAEENLRCANVGFKEGVMETTDVMAAQTAWQQAQSQQIDAEVEVKLAQVNLQKALGVLNY from the coding sequence ATGAAGAAAATACTTTCCATATTCATGCTTTGTGGCGTTATGCTGCCCATCGAGGCTCAGAATGTGTTGAGTCTTGACAGTTGTCGTGCACTTGCTTTGCGCAACAACAAGCAGATAAACGTTTCCAAGCTGAAACAGGAGGTGGCACTGAACATCCGCAAGGCTGCCAGAACGAAGTATCTGCCCAAGGTAGATGCAGCGGGAGGCTACCAGTATTTCAGTGAAACTATCTCCTTGTTGAGCAAAGATCAGAAGAGTGCGCTCAACAATTTAGGCACCAATTTCACTACTGCGGCAGGCGGAAGTCTCAGCGGAATGATTACCGGATTAGTGCAACAAGGGGTGATAACGCCCGCAGTTGCCCAACGGATCAATAGCATGGTGAGTCAGATCAGCACACCGATTGCCAAGACCGGAAACGAAATAGGCAGCTCTATCACCAAGTCATTAGAGACCAACACCCATCACATTTGGGGTGGAGCTGTCATGCTTCGTCAGCCTATCTACATGGGTGGAGCTATCACTGCACTCAACAACATTGCACAAATCAACGAACAGTTGACAGCCAATGACACTGATGCAAAGACACAGGCAACCCTCTACAGCATAGACCAGGCCTACTGGTTAGTGGTTTCTCTGAAGCAGAAAAAGGCCTTGGCCGACAGTTATCTCGGGCTGGTGAAGAAGCTTGACAGTGATGTTCACAAAATGATTAAGCAGGGAATTGCCACGCGTGCAGCCGGTCTGAAGGTAGATGTGAAAGTGAATGAGGCCGAAATGCAAGTGACCCAGGTTGAAGACGGACTTGCATTGGCCAAGATGTTGCTGTGCCAGCTTTGCGGACTCCCCATGGATCAAGATATCACTTTGGCCGATGAAGACCGCAAACAGCTGAATGTCAACCTTAATGAACAATCAGCTACCGTTGCAGATAAGGCCTCGGCCAATACCAATCGCCCGGAACTGCGCATGCTTCAGAATGCGGTCGACATCAGCGAACAAGCCACGAAACTTGTCCGTGCGACCTATCTTCCACATGTTCTGTTGACGGGTGGCTACCTTGTCAGCAATCCCAACCTCTTCAACAGCTTTGAACGCAAGCTGGCAGGCACATGGAACGTTGGCGTCATCGTACAGGTTCCTGTGTGGAATTGGTTTGAAGGTGCCTACAAAGTGCGTGCTTCAAAAGCAGCCACAAGCATGGCCCAGATGGAACTTGCCGATGCTCAAGAGAAGATTGGCTTACAGATAACACAGAGCCAGTTCAAAGTGAAGGAAGCTCACAAACGACTCTTGATGGCTCGTAAAAACATCAAGAGCGCCGAAGAAAACCTGCGTTGTGCCAATGTCGGTTTCAAGGAAGGTGTCATGGAAACAACTGATGTCATGGCGGCACAAACGGCATGGCAACAGGCACAGAGCCAGCAGATTGATGCCGAAGTAGAAGTAAAATTAGCTCAGGTAAACCTACAAAAGGCCCTCGGTGTATTGAATTATTAA
- a CDS encoding DUF4492 domain-containing protein encodes MSIMKFVKKAFYLYYDGFKQMTLGKTLWLIILVKLFVIFAVLKLFFFPDFIGTRVKNGDKAGFVNSQLERRLP; translated from the coding sequence ATGAGTATAATGAAGTTTGTCAAGAAAGCGTTTTATCTTTATTATGACGGCTTCAAACAGATGACACTGGGTAAGACGCTGTGGCTGATTATCCTTGTCAAGTTGTTTGTTATTTTTGCCGTTCTGAAGTTGTTTTTCTTTCCTGATTTCATTGGGACAAGAGTAAAAAACGGCGATAAGGCAGGGTTTGTCAATTCGCAGTTAGAGCGTCGTTTGCCTTGA
- a CDS encoding site-specific integrase, whose translation MKTEKMKVLLYLKKSGLDKSGKAPIMGRITIGRSIAQFSCKLSCNPDLWNPRESRMDGKSHEAVEVNGRLENLLVSIQVAYQSLLSKGCPFDATDVKGLFQGSVQARCMLTERLDMLIKEKKSHVGIDIKEGAIHGYHSTRIHLQRFIQRKYKVSDLAFSQLTEQFIYDFRQYFVGECGFQECTFYNAATFLKTVCRLAYREGLADTLLFDKAKISKGDNKLPKALDREALDKLKVLRFEDLEEEMETARDIFLFACYVGAAYCDLMELSKSHLVRDDEGSLWLKFNRQKTGVLCRVKLLPEAIRLIERFHSDERETLLPFIKYKNYQSCLKALRLRAGISFPFTTHTARHTFATLITLEQGVPIETVSKMLGHSNISMTERYAKVTPQKLFEEFERFLSFTEDMQLAI comes from the coding sequence ATGAAAACAGAGAAAATGAAGGTGCTGCTCTACCTCAAAAAGAGCGGTCTGGACAAGTCGGGTAAGGCTCCGATTATGGGGCGCATTACTATCGGTCGTTCCATTGCGCAGTTCAGCTGCAAGCTGTCCTGTAACCCCGATTTGTGGAATCCCCGTGAAAGTAGAATGGACGGCAAGAGCCATGAGGCGGTGGAGGTGAACGGCAGGCTGGAGAACTTGCTTGTTTCCATTCAGGTTGCCTATCAGTCTCTGCTATCCAAAGGTTGCCCATTTGACGCAACCGATGTGAAGGGGCTGTTTCAAGGCAGCGTACAGGCACGCTGCATGCTCACTGAAAGGCTGGACATGCTCATCAAGGAGAAGAAAAGTCATGTTGGCATAGACATCAAGGAAGGAGCCATACACGGCTACCATTCCACCCGAATCCATTTGCAGAGATTTATACAAAGGAAGTACAAGGTATCGGACTTGGCTTTCTCACAACTCACGGAGCAGTTTATCTACGATTTCAGACAGTACTTTGTGGGTGAGTGTGGCTTTCAGGAATGTACGTTCTATAATGCCGCCACCTTCTTGAAAACGGTATGCAGGCTGGCATACCGTGAGGGGTTGGCAGACACGCTCCTTTTTGACAAGGCGAAAATATCAAAGGGAGACAACAAACTGCCAAAAGCTCTTGACAGGGAAGCTTTGGACAAGTTGAAGGTCCTCCGCTTCGAGGACTTGGAGGAGGAAATGGAAACGGCAAGGGACATTTTCCTTTTTGCCTGTTATGTCGGTGCAGCCTATTGCGACCTGATGGAACTGAGCAAGTCCCATCTTGTCCGTGATGACGAGGGCAGCCTCTGGCTGAAGTTCAACCGTCAGAAGACAGGAGTTCTCTGTCGCGTCAAGCTACTGCCCGAAGCCATACGGCTGATAGAGAGGTTTCACAGCGATGAAAGGGAAACGCTGCTTCCTTTCATCAAGTACAAGAACTATCAGAGTTGCCTGAAAGCCCTTAGGCTGCGTGCAGGCATATCCTTTCCCTTTACCACGCATACCGCAAGACACACCTTTGCCACGCTCATCACGCTTGAACAGGGAGTACCCATAGAGACGGTGAGCAAGATGCTGGGACATTCCAACATAAGCATGACGGAACGCTACGCAAAGGTAACACCCCAGAAACTCTTTGAGGAATTTGAACGTTTCCTTTCTTTCACCGAAGACATGCAGCTGGCTATCTAA